The Acidobacteriota bacterium genome has a window encoding:
- the grxC gene encoding glutaredoxin 3 has translation MPKVTIYTRSWCPYCHRALALLESKGVEAEVIDVERTEGALAEMLERSAGAATVPQIFIGERHVGGCDDLVALDRNGRLDPLLEDGESGPGG, from the coding sequence ATGCCCAAAGTCACGATCTACACGCGCAGCTGGTGCCCCTACTGTCATCGCGCCCTGGCCTTGCTCGAGTCCAAGGGGGTGGAGGCCGAGGTGATCGACGTGGAGCGCACGGAAGGCGCCCTGGCCGAGATGCTCGAGCGTTCCGCGGGAGCCGCGACGGTGCCCCAGATCTTCATCGGCGAGCGCCACGTGGGGGGCTGTGACGACCTGGTGGCTCTCGACAGGAACGGTCGCCTCGATCCCCTGCTCGAAGACGGCGAGTCGGGCCCCGGGGGCTGA
- a CDS encoding type II CAAX endopeptidase family protein, translating into MTGSPRLPDLPARPFDPPWGMAGTLLGLGATFCLAITVAVTLEAARTLAGVDPEALPSLPWRYAQVLGFQLTLVAVPLLFVRFTGATLQTLGLGPLRRRHAAEAIPVGCGLSLLTIAYGSALARWAPAAFAEMIEEQRLQLEFLEAPWFVLLPVALLCAPLAEEIFFRGFLFGGLRNPLGFALASGLTAALFTLVHWMKWSTPILFFIGLCSAALAQRHRSLWPAIFMHVAFNASELLLDTLGVG; encoded by the coding sequence TTGACCGGCTCTCCCCGCCTCCCGGATCTTCCCGCCAGGCCCTTCGATCCGCCGTGGGGCATGGCCGGCACGCTGCTGGGCCTGGGAGCCACCTTCTGCCTGGCCATCACGGTGGCCGTCACCCTGGAAGCCGCCCGAACCCTCGCCGGCGTCGATCCCGAAGCGCTCCCCAGCCTGCCCTGGCGCTACGCCCAGGTGCTGGGCTTCCAGCTCACCCTGGTGGCCGTCCCGCTCCTCTTCGTCCGCTTCACCGGCGCGACCCTGCAGACGCTGGGTCTCGGCCCCCTGCGCAGGCGCCACGCCGCCGAAGCCATCCCGGTCGGCTGCGGGCTGAGCCTGCTCACCATCGCCTATGGTTCGGCCCTGGCCCGCTGGGCTCCCGCCGCCTTCGCCGAAATGATCGAAGAGCAGCGGCTCCAGCTCGAATTTCTCGAGGCCCCATGGTTCGTGCTGCTCCCGGTCGCCCTGCTCTGCGCGCCCCTGGCCGAGGAGATCTTCTTCCGCGGCTTTCTTTTCGGAGGCCTGCGCAATCCCCTCGGATTCGCCCTCGCCTCGGGTCTGACCGCGGCGCTGTTCACGCTGGTGCACTGGATGAAATGGTCGACGCCGATCCTCTTCTTCATCGGCTTGTGCAGCGCGGCGCTGGCCCAGCGCCACCGCAGCCTCTGGCCGGCGATCTTCATGCACGTGGCCTTCAACGCCAGCGAGCTGCTGCTCGACACCCTGGGGGTCGGCTAG